The proteins below are encoded in one region of Triticum aestivum cultivar Chinese Spring chromosome 1B, IWGSC CS RefSeq v2.1, whole genome shotgun sequence:
- the LOC123085467 gene encoding uncharacterized protein, giving the protein MWFLLADNAAGGGVLYCEMGNAHPGIAIHLQGEASSSSSLSASMERCHVLRKPPVACTGTGCIFCACAITARYAATQISTRRNSVPEVNAVGEVTHLTADGLA; this is encoded by the exons ATGTGGTTCCTTCTAGCAGACAACGCCGCCGGCGGGGGAGTTCTATATTGTGAGATGGGGAACGCGCATCCTGGCATTGCAATCCACCTACAAGGGGAGGCATCGTCGTCTTCGTCTTTATCAGCATCGATGGAGAGATGTCATGTTCTTCGTAAGCCGCCAGTTGCG TGCACCGGTACAGGCTGCATCTTTTGCGCGTGTGCTATCACGGCGAGGTATGCTGCTACACAGATATCAACTCGAAGAAACAGCGTGCCGGAGGTGAACGCGGTTGGGGAAGTAACACACCTGACGGCGGATGGATTGGCCTGA